Genomic window (Carettochelys insculpta isolate YL-2023 unplaced genomic scaffold, ASM3395843v1 scaffold_0036, whole genome shotgun sequence):
agtgccggggggggggattaacccctctgcccccaacttCTCTGCTGCGGATGCCGCAGGGCTTTGGGGCTGACACACCTCCACCAGAGGCCAGGCCCGGCCAGGGGAGGACAGGACCCGgctctggggggatgggaggTCCTGGCCTAAGGGGTTTAGACACCTGGCTGTAATTCCCCCCCCAcagaggcaggtgggggggctgtggtcCCCAGCCCCCCATTGGTAGGTTTGGGGGGGtcctcagccagggctcccctgcttctgaggggccaggcccagctgttcccagctcCAGGGGGGTCCTGGCCTAGGGGGGTTAGGTGCCTGGCTGGGATTATCCcacagggggcagtttggggggcTGCaatccccactcccctgctgctgGGTTTGGGGGGTTCCTCAGCTGGGGCTCTGAGCCTGGCTGTTCCCAGCTATGGGGGGGGTGTTCTGGCCTAGGGGATTTAGGCACCTGGCTGagttttctccccccccccacaggggcaggttgtggggggcTGTGATCCCCCCTGCTGGGTTTGGGGGAATCTtcagccagggctccccacctTATCTCCCCCCCgcgaggggctgggcctggccagagGATCCGCCCCCCAGCCCGGGGAGCCCTTTGTCCAGGGCGGAGCCATGGCCAgagcggtggggcagggggcgggctTGGATCTTGGAGTCAGAGCGGGGGTCTGAGGACTCAGGGTTCAGGGATATTCAATGGGGACCCTTGTTCCCATCTGGCCCCAGAAGACACCCGCTCCCCCCTTTCCCGGACGTTATTTGCAGCTGTGCATAACCCCCCACCTGCCTTCTCTTAAGGGGCAGAACCGGGGAGGCCAGCCCCCCTCAAAACGAGTAGGTCCCTGCCACCCCCCGGGGGTCTCTACCACCGATACGATACTCTGGCATCCTCCGATAACCGTTCGGCTGCGGGCAGGCATTCCCTGGGGGGGCCGCCCAGGCTCGGCCCCGAcaggcagcccagctgtgcccacgAGACGAGATCCGACCAGGTTTAGAGCCGAACGGAGCCCAGGGTTCAGCTCCCTGGTTCTGCTGCCCACAGTTCTGCTAGGCCGGGCTAAAAGGAACAAAGCCTCTTCCAAATTCACAAAACCAGCCTGCTGCAAGAAAGCCACGGAGGTGTCACGACACCGAGAAATCCcgggggcaccttacagacgaagaGAGGACCTCAGGAGGCCGTCGCGTCTGACCGCCACCTCCCCCACCGCGCCGTGAGCCCGTCGCTCCTCGTCCTGCCGCCcggcacagcctctctccatcccgtTTGACGTGGTTCGTCCCCCACCAAGCCCACCCGTCCCTGCGGCCAAGAACTGCAAAATCAGAGGCGCAGCCCGCAAACCGCCTCCCCgttaaaacaaatttattaaaaaataaaaaaaagaaggaaagctCAACGTTTAAAACAGAACGGTATAAAAAGGAGCCCTCAGCTAGCGAGATCCTGGCCCAGACGTCCACACGGCCCCTCCAGGACGCTCCGGAAGACTTCAAAGTGGTGGTTGAGGTCTCTGTGGCCGTGGAGGCGGTAGCTGGTCCCCAGGGCTCCTTGCGAGGTGGCCACGCCGTAGAAGACCCTCTGGATACGGGAGTGGACCAGGGCCATGGCGCACATGGGGCAGGGCTCCCGGGTGAGGTAGAGGTCGTAGCCGGTGCAGATGTAAGGGAGCCCGTCGGAGCTAGGCCGAGGGGCGCCGTCCggggccaggaagctgcaggCGGGATAGTCACGGTAGCTGTGGACGCCTCCCCCCTGGCGGTGGGCCACCAAGTCGATACAGACCATGGTGGcgtggagcagggggtggagagacTTTCGGCAGTCATGCCCCACCGCCAGCACCCGCCCGGTGGCCGGCTCCACCACCGCCGCCCCCGCCGGCACCatccccagctccgccccccggCGTGCGGCCTGGATCGCCTGTTCCATGTACCCCTGCATTGCCGCCTTGTCCCGGGGGGTGAAGAGCtggccagccagcgccaggctggTGCGCTTGTTTTCGTGGAAGGCCGTGGGCCAGTGGCGGGCGGCCTCCTCGAACTGAGGCCGGGTCAGGGGGACGCGGGCGGGCACTCGGACGAGGAAGGGCTCTCCCAAGCCACGGGGGTCCACCTGGCCGGCCGGGAGCAGCTCTGAGAGCGTCAGCGGGGCCGGCGAGGGGCCGGCCGGGCAGAGGAGCAACTCCAGCGGCCAAGCCTCGCCGGCCGCTCGCACACGCTTGAGGTGGGGGAGCGCCGTCAGGGGGCGGGCGACCGCCAACTCCCGCACCAGGCGGGACGTCTCGGTGCGCAGGAGCACGGGGGCGGCATAGGCCGGGGTCAGCTCCACCGGTCGGGATTCCAGCTCGGGCAGGACCAGCACAGCGTCCCACGGGGGGTCCTCCGTCTTTCGCCGCTTGGCGTCCGGCTCCATTGCCCCGGCACCGGCTAGGCCGAGAAATAGCAATCGAAGGGGTGGATTGGAGACTTCGACCCCCCCGTCTTCCCCCCCAGCCACGCTCCCTTCCCTGGGGGGACTCGCCTAAGACCCCCCACCACCCTTCCTCCTGCAGATGCTCCTCGCCCCCCACGGGAAGGGGGCCCCTCTCTGAGCCGCTCCCCGCCCCACCACCCAGCGAGAGCACCCCGCCCTCCCCACATCACTGGCGGCCATCCACTCCCGCCCAGCTGGGCTAGAAAATGCTCTACCCTGGCCCTACGTGGGGGCTGCTCAGACACCTCGTCatatcccccagccccccaaaagccACTCCAGGGCCCCTCCTTTGTCCCAGCTGCACAGTACGCCTTCCCCTTTCCCCCCGGGTCCCACCTACCCAGCTCCCCAGAACTCCCCCTTCTCCAGGGACCCTCCTGTCCCAGCTCCACAgaacccccagcctccccccagcccacccctccttCAGGCCCCATTGTATCACCCCCCCAgaagctccccaccccttccctgtgACCCCCACAGCCAAGTCCCCCAGAAGACTCCCTTCTCTCCCCCAAGGGCACCCActtgtcccagccccccacaacAACTCTTAtcccagccccacatccccctCACAGCTCCCCTtatcccagccccacagaccccccacaaccccccttatcccagccccacagactccccatcccagccccacagactCCCCACAAACCCCCTTATcgcagccccacagccctcccacagctccccttatcccagccccacagccccccttattgcagccccacagcccccccatcccagccccacagactCCCCACAAACCCCCTtattccagccccacagctccccttatcccagccccacagcctccccaaccccccttatcgcagccccccagcccccccacagctccctttacccaatgccccacagcccccacaaccccccttatcccagccccacagacccccccatcccagccccacagccccctcatgGTTCCCCttatcccagccccacagcccccccagctccccttatcccagccccccacagctcccctccctcaCCTGCCCCTCGCCCCCTAGCGCagtcccgccccctgccccggcccttcACGCCCATTGGCTCGCGGCGCTGCCCGTCTGCGAAGCCGAGCGCTCCGATTGGCCCAAAAGATTgacgggcgggggggaggggagaacgtGGAAGcctgaaggggagagagagagcgagagagaacgCGTGGGCCCGCGGTCTGCCCAGGGCATAGAGTCGGGCCGGCTAGAGCGGCCCGGAGTCATAGAGAAAGGGCGGGAGGAGAGGCGGGAGGGCGCGCCCATACCATAGAGTCCCGCGGCCAGCCGGAGCGGCGCGAGGCGGGGCGGCGGAAGTGACGACAGGGCCGCACGCGGCCGGAAGTGCGGCATGCGGAAGTGCGGGCCGGGGCCGGAGCGCGGCCATGGAGCCCGGGCGGGGAGCCGGGCCGGGGCTGTGGCGCTGCGCGCGGCGGCTGCTCTGGGCCGCCTCCCTGCTCTGCGTCCTGCTggacctgcagctcccaggtaACCATGGCGACGCGCCGGAAGCCGGCCCCGCTTCCTACGCgcgcgccccctcccccgcccgggtCACCGATgccctagccccgccccttccggcTCAGCCAATCGCTgcgctggccccgccccttctccggGCCCCGCCCACTGCCCGCGAGCTCCGTTCCCGCCCGGGCAGCCGATGCCCTAGCCCGCCCCTTCCGGCTCAGCCAATCACCGCGCTGGCCCCGCCCctctcttggccccgcccctgaCCCTGTTTAGTTCCCCTGGCCCCGCCCACCTcctgctggccccgcccctgGATGGTTTCGATCctttggctccgccccttcccgcCTGCCCCGCCCCTCAACTGCTGACCCCGCCCCCTCTCCTGGCTCCGCCCCAGACCCTCTTTAGCGCCCTTGGCCCCGCCCACTTCCTGTCAGCCCCGCCCCTTAACTGCTGACTCCGCCCCCTCTCCTAGCTCCGCCCCCCACATTCTTTtgctgccctggccccgcccaccTCCCCCTGGCAACACCCATCTCTTGCCCGCCCTGCCTCTTAATTGCTGGCTCCGCCTaccatctctctctcttgctcccacTGGCTCCGCCCCCCCCTACGGCCCCGCCCCCCCCTTGCCCTTTAGGTC
Coding sequences:
- the ADAT3 gene encoding putative inactive tRNA-specific adenosine deaminase-like protein 3, translated to MEPDAKRRKTEDPPWDAVLVLPELESRPVELTPAYAAPVLLRTETSRLVRELAVARPLTALPHLKRVRAAGEAWPLELLLCPAGPSPAPLTLSELLPAGQVDPRGLGEPFLVRVPARVPLTRPQFEEAARHWPTAFHENKRTSLALAGQLFTPRDKAAMQGYMEQAIQAARRGAELGMVPAGAAVVEPATGRVLAVGHDCRKSLHPLLHATMVCIDLVAHRQGGGVHSYRDYPACSFLAPDGAPRPSSDGLPYICTGYDLYLTREPCPMCAMALVHSRIQRVFYGVATSQGALGTSYRLHGHRDLNHHFEVFRSVLEGPCGRLGQDLAS